The Rhodobacter sp. 24-YEA-8 DNA segment TCTTCCGCGAGCCGATCATCTGCAAAAACGTACCGCGCCTTGTGCCGGGCTGGACGAAGCCCATCGTGGTCGGCCGCCACGCCTTTGGTGATCAATACAAGGCAACCGATTTCCGCTTCCCCGGGCCGGGCAAGATCACGATGAAATTCGTGGGTGAAGACGGCACCACCCAGGAATATGACGTCTTTGACGCGCCCGCCGCAGGCGTCGCGATGGGAATGTACAACCTCGATCAGTCGATCATCGACTTCGCGCGGTCTTCCTTCAATTACGGGCTGATCAAGGGCTGGCCGGTTTATCTCTCCACCAAGAACACTATCCTCAAGGCCTATGACGGACGGTTCAAGGATCTCTTTGCCAAGGTCTATGCCGAAGAGTTCGAGGACCAGTTCAGGGCCAGAGGCATCCATTACGAGCACCGCCTGATCGACGATATGGTGGCTTCGGCGCTGAAATGGTCGGGCGGCTATATCTGGGCCTGCAAGAATTATGACGGCGATGTGCAATCCGACACGGTGGCGCAGGGCTTCGGCTCGCTCGGTCTGATGACCTCGATCCTGCTGACACCTGATGGCAGGACCGTCGAGGCCGAGGCCGCACATGGCACCGTCACCCGCCATTTCCGCCAGCATCAGGCGGGCAAACAGACCTCGACCAATTCCATCGCCTCGATCTTCGCCTGGACCGGCGGGCTGAAACACCGCGCCAAGCTCGATGACAATCCGCAGCTGACGCGGTTTGCCGAAACGCTGGAACAGGTCTGTATCCGCACCGTCGAGGACGGGTTCATGACCAAGGATCTGGCGCTGCTGGTCGGGCCGGATCAGAAATGGCTGACCACGACGGGTTATCTGGAAAAGGTAGATGAATATCTGAACAAGGCGCTTGCCGGCTGAGTGGCAGAAACTCATCTGTGCGTTGGGGCGGTATCAGCGGATGCCGCCCTTTTCCATATCCGCACAGGGATCTGGCCTGTCTTACGGCCCTGCTGTCTTTCGGGCGATTGCTGAGATGCGCCTCATTTGAGGCATTATTCGGGTCAGGAGCCAGCCTTCGCCACAGGATGCTAACCGCGGCTTAAGACTGATCTGACAGATTGGGTGTCGCTGCAGCTGACCGGGACGGAGGGTCGGATGAGAACGATCACGGTTCAGGTCTGGACCCTCGACCCCAGCTTCAGCGTGCAGTCACCCGGCATGGTGATCCGGCCCGATGACTGGAGCGCATCGCCGCAGGACGATTTCGTGGATATGCAGGGACAAGGGGTCGACCTCTCCCCCTATCTGCTCAGCGCAGAGCTGACCGATGGCGATGAAAGTCAGATCATCACCTCTGATGAAAGCGACTCTTTTACTG contains these protein-coding regions:
- a CDS encoding NADP-dependent isocitrate dehydrogenase, whose product is MTRIKVANPVVELDGDEMTRIIWDFIKQKLILPYLDIDLKYYDLGIEERDRTADQITVDAAHAIRKYGVGVKCATITPDEARVEEFDLKQMWKSPNGTIRNILGGVIFREPIICKNVPRLVPGWTKPIVVGRHAFGDQYKATDFRFPGPGKITMKFVGEDGTTQEYDVFDAPAAGVAMGMYNLDQSIIDFARSSFNYGLIKGWPVYLSTKNTILKAYDGRFKDLFAKVYAEEFEDQFRARGIHYEHRLIDDMVASALKWSGGYIWACKNYDGDVQSDTVAQGFGSLGLMTSILLTPDGRTVEAEAAHGTVTRHFRQHQAGKQTSTNSIASIFAWTGGLKHRAKLDDNPQLTRFAETLEQVCIRTVEDGFMTKDLALLVGPDQKWLTTTGYLEKVDEYLNKALAG